The Dehalococcoidia bacterium genomic interval GTGCCGATCGGCACGCGGTAGACGCGATAGGCCTGGAGGCTGCCGTCCTCGAGCGGGTTCGAGGTGTAGTTGGCCTTCTTGAGGTTGGTGGGCGTGAACTCGTCCTCGTTGAGGACGATGACGCCGCCCTTGGGGAGGTCCGGCAGGTGCACCTTGAGGGCCGCCGGGTTCATCGCGACGAGCACGTCGGGGATGTCGCCCGGGGTGTAGATGTCGTAGCTGGAGAAGCTCACCTGGAAGGCGCTGACGCCGGGGAGGGAGCCCTGCGGGGCGCGGATTTCGGCGGGGATGTCGGGGACGGTGCTGATGTCGTTGCCGAAGACGGCGGAGGTCTTCGTGAACTGCGTCCCTGTGAGCTGCATGCCATCGCCGGAGTCGCCGGCGAAACGGATCGTTACGCGGTCGATGTCGATGACTTCGCCGCGCGCCTGCTCTTCAGTGCGTGTTGCCACTATCCACCCTCCGGTCTGGGCATTGCCTGGTGAGGCCGGGGCGGCAGGTTCAGGACCTGCTCCGGGAAGGCCTCCGCCAGGAAGCGAATGATGTCGAGCTGACGGACGCAGGCCACGGCGCGGCCGGTGTCGTCGACGACTGGGATGTTGTCGATGCTTTCCTGCATGAGCGCGATGGCCTCGGCGATGGTGTTGCGGTTGGTGAGCGTGCGCGTGACGGGGGAGACGTACTCCATGACGTTGGCGTCGTACTTGACGTCGCGGGCGACGATGCGCATGACGACTTCGCGTTCGGACATGATGCCGACGGGCTTGCCGTTGTCGAGGACGAGGACGTAGCCCTGGCCTTCCTTCTGGACGGCGGCCAGTGCCTGGCCTACGGTGGCGGAGCTCGCGATGGAAACGGGGGACTGCAGGCCTAACGCGCTGATGGGGTCGGTCTGGAATGTGCCTCTGACCGTGTTAGCTTCTGCTGCCAACGTCCCACTTCTTGGGGCCCCGGTGGCTCCGGGCGCCCTTTTTTCCGGGCAAAGTCAATTCTACATCAAGGATCGACGGCGGGACGCTCATGAATAGCGTCCCATCCATGATCTTGGCTCATGAAAGGTATTCACATGATGGTAACAATGGCTCGTTGACCGGGCCGGAACGGCGGGTTTAGATTTCGCGTACGCGGGCCGCCTCGAGCCGCGCCCAGTACGAAAGGAGCACGCCATGGCGGTCAAAGCCTACGTCCTCATCGTCACGGACCCGGGCGCAACGAAGAGCGTCTTCGACGCCTTGAAGCAGATCGAGGGCCTGGTGGAGCTGCACGAGGTCATGGGTCCCTACGACATCGTCGCCGAGATCGACGTGCCGCAGCTGGTCGATGTGCCGCCGATCCTGAGCACGAAGATCCGCGCCATCCCCGGCATCCAGAGCACGACGTCGCTGGTTTCGTTCCCGGAGAGCTGAGGGGGGAACAGCGGGTCGGCTGGTCAGCATTTCAGCGGGTAGGTAGTCAGGACTTCAGCATTTCAGCGGGTCAGCATGTCAGGGGCGCGCGCGACCAGTTCAGTCCTGACCTGAAGTGCTGAGCTGCTGAAGTGCTGACCTGCTGTCGGGACTTCAACATTTCAGCTGGTCAGCCTCTCAGGGAGACCGGCGGCGGGCCACGCGCATTGTCCCTGAAGTGCTGAACTGCTGAAGCGCTGACCTGCTGACCGAAGTGCTGAACTGCTGAAGCGCTGACCTGCTGACCTAATACCTGGCCTCGATGGAGGCAAGGAGGTCGGCGGCGTCCTCGCTGAGGCCCTGGTCGGTGCCGATCTCGATTACGCGGCGCAGGTGGGCGGCGGCCATGTCCCAGAGCTCGTAGGGGTCGCGATAGGGCTTGGCGGCCTGTTTGGAGAGCCGGTAGGCGACGAACTCGTAGCACCAGCCAAGGCTGTACTGGACGCCGGGGTCGTCCGGCGCCAGTTCGCCGGCCCTTTCGAGCGCGGCGAGGCCCTCCTGGAAGCGCAGGCGGCGGGTGATGAGCGTCGTGCCGAGGTACATCCACGCCTCGGCCAGCGCGGGGTCCAGCCTCAGGGCCTCGCGGGCCTCGGCGATGGCCTCATCGATGCGGCCGTCGCCGTGCAGCTGCTGAGCGCGCTGGAGGTGGTCGCGGGCGGTCAAACCTGACCCTCCTCGCCCCTCTCCGTTTCCGGAGATGGGAGGCCAGGGCGGGGCCCGACCGCTGAAGACTGACGGCTGCTCACAGGCCCATGAGGTGGAGGAAGGCTTCGGCGGAGGGTATGCGCAGGTACATGTTGCGCTCGGCCTGCTCGGCGATGGTCGAGCTGGGCTTGTCGCCGTAGTGGTGGCCGGGGAGGACAATGGTCTCCGGCGGCAGCGCCTTCAGGCGCATGAGGCTGTGGTAGAGGGCTTCAGGGCTGCTGCCCGGGAGGTCGCAGCGGCCGATGTTTCCGACGAAGAGCGTGTCCCCGGTGATGACGCGCCCCTCTACGAGCAGGCACTGCGAGCCGGGGGTGTGGCCGGGCGTGTGGAGGCAGGTGACCGGCACCTCCCCGACCATCACGACCTCGTTGTCCTTCGTGCCCTTCCAGCCGGAGGCGGCGCGCTGGAGCAGAGGCAGCTCGTTCTCGTTGGCGTAGAGGCTGGCTCCCGTGAGCTGCTGGAGCTCGGCGGCCGCGTTGACGTGGTCGAAGTGCGAGTGCGTGGCGAAAATCTTCGTGATCTTGTAGCCAGCGCGCTCGGCCGCCGCGGCGATCGCCCGCGCGTCCCAGGCGGGGTCGACGATGGCGGCCTCCTTCGTGCGCTCGCAACCGATGAGATAGACGAAGTTCGCCATCGGCCCGACCTGCATCTGGCGGACGGAGGATGCTTTTGCTGGCCCGGTCTCTTCGCTCATGCGCTAAGAGTAACGATTGCAGGCGTCGGAGCGCACTGGGTGCGGGCGCGCCGGGGAGGCCTGGCGCGCCGTTGCCTGAGGCCGGCGGCTCCCGGCGGACCAGATGGCAGCGGCCGTTGGGCCGGACGTTGGCGTCCGTTGACGGGCGCCGGGTTGCGTGCTGATATTCTGGGGTGCCTTTGCCCCGCCGCAGCCGAGGGGGTGTTCATGTCCGGACCTGCGAAGCCCATTAGCCGCGATGAGGTAGATGCCCTGTTCCAGAAGGTCAGCAATTGGGGCCGCTGGGGCGAGGACGATCAGCTGGGGGCGCTGAACCTGATAACGCCGGCCAAGCGGCTGCAGGCGGCCGAGCTGGTGATCGATGGCATCACGGTGAGCTGCGCCCTCCCCCTGAACACGACGGGCAGCGGGGAGAACCCGCGACCGGTGGTGCATCTGATGGTGGGGGCGGGCGACATCGAAAGGGCGACTTCTTCGTCCGACTACTTTGCCATTGCCTCCCACGGCATGGCGCACACTCATTTGGACGCGCTCTGCCACATCTTCTATCGCGGCCAGATGTACAACGGGCGGCCGGCGTCGATGGTGACCTCGGCGGGGGCGCTGGCGAACTCGATCGAGGCGGGGAAGGACGGGGTGGTGAGTCGCGGCGTGCTGCTCGATATCCCGACGGCGCTGGGCAAAGAGTGGCTCGAACCGGGCGAGGCGATCTACGTAGAGGACCTGGAGCTGGCGGAGACGAAGATGCACACGCGCGTCGAGGAAGGGGACATCCTCCTCATACGGACCGGCCGTCACCAGCGGCGGGAGAAGCTGGGCCCGGCGCAGGGCCTCGCCGGGCTGCACGCCTCGACCCTGCCGTGGCTGCATCAGCGCGGGGTCGCCGTGCTCGGCTGCGACGGCGTGAGCGACGTCACGCCCTCCGGCATGGAGGGCGGCATGGGCCTGCCGATCCACATGATCGCCATCCCGGCGATGGGCGTGCACCTCATCGACAACATGGGGCTGGACGAACTGGCGGCGACGTGCGACCGCCTGGACCGCTACGAGTTCATGCTCACGCTGGCGCCGTTGAAGCTACTGAAGGGCACAGCTTCGCCCGTCAACCCGATCGCGCTGTTCTAAGGCTCGCCACCCTGGGGGACGGGTCCTTGGGTGCGCCCCGGCCTCCTTGCGTCATTGCGAGGCCGGAGGCCGAAGCAACTTGTGGGGAGGCGTGGGCGGATGGCGCGAACGGGGAGACGAGGGGGGTCAAGGCTTGCTTCGGGCTGGCGCCCTCGCAATGACGATGGTGGGGAGCGTGGGTTGAGTGTCCGCCGGCCGGTCACGCGCTCGGCGGCTGGAGCTCCTCGACGCGACGGCCGATGGCGCGCGTCATGGCCTGGAGCAGGGCGAGGTCGTTCGTGGTCATGAGGGTGCGGAGGGCGTCTTCGCGGGCGGCGGCGATGGGGGTGTGGGGCACGTCCGCGGGGGCCGGGACTGCGTCCTCGCCGCCGTGGCCGAGGTAGCGGACGACCAGCCGCCGGGCCCTGGGGGCGATGTCCACCAGGGCCTTGCGCAGGAGGGCAACGTCGTCACAGGTCTCGAAGAAGGCGATGGCGCGGGCTACGTCGTCGCGGTCCGGCATGGTGATCGATTCTAGACGTCACGCTGCGGATATGTGGTACCTGTCAAAGCTTGTCGAGCGTGATGCAGATCGTTGAGGGTTGCTTCGGGATGGCGCCCTCGCAATGACGCTGGTGAGGCTGGCTAACTTGAGGCGCTCCTAGAACATGTGCACCCTTGCGTCATTGCGAGGCCGGAGGACGAAGCAACCTTTGGGGAGGCGTGCGCGCATGGCGTGACGGAGAGACGAGGGATGTCAAGGTTTGCTTCGGGCTGGCGCCCTCGCAATGACGCTGGTGAGGCTGGCTAACTTGAGGCGCTCCTAGAACAGGTGTACTATGGCGTCATTGCGAGGCCGGAGGCCGAAGCAACCTTTGACGAGGCGTGCGCCCGATGCGCGAGATGTCCTGCTATGTCTACTTTCTCACGAACCTCACGAATAGCGTGCTGTACACGGGAGTAACTTCGAACCTGCGAGACCGGATCAGAAAGCACCGCGAGAAGGCTTATCCCACTTCATTCACCAGCCGGTACAACGTTTGGAAGCTTGTTTACGTCGAGGCGTTTGGGGACATGAGGGCGGCGATCGAGCGCGAGAAGCAGATCAAGGCCGGACCGCGGCGGCGCAAGGTAGAGCTGATCGAGAGGGCTAATCCGGCGTGGCGGGATCTGTACTGGGAGCTTGAGGACTGAGGGGTCTCAAGGGTTGCTTCGGGCTGGCGCCCTCGCAATGACGCGCGGGGCGGCGTGTTGCTTCGGGCGGGCCTCCTCGCAATGACGCGCGGGGCGGGGGCGGAGGACTAAGGTTCTCAAGGTTTGCTTCGCGCTGGCGCCCTCGCAATGACGCGCGGGGGCGGGCAGGTCAGGCGCGGAAGATGCCGCGAGGCTCCAGCGGCAGGGAAGGCTGCGTTGGCGCAGGGATGGACTTCGGCCTGTAGGTCTTGTCGATACTCTCCATGCCCAGCACCGAAAGGATCAGCCCCACGACGACGCCGTAGAAGGCCCCGACGATGAGGTTCATGAGGAGCAGGCCGATCAGCCCCGAAAGGTCGCGCTCGAAGGTGAGGCGGAGGATGTTGCTGAACTGGTCGATTTCCGACTCCGCGGCCCTGTACAGCCAACGGCGCGGGTCGATGCCGGCGGCGGCGGGGACCTTGCGGTCGGCGACGTAGGTCCGGCCGGCGGCGTCGCGGCCGACGTAGGTGATGACGAAGTCATCGCGGCCAGCGCCAGGGGCCGTCTCGACGTAGGTTGCCTGGAGTTGCAGCTTCTTGAACTCGTCCGGTGAGACGACCGAGGCGGCGGCCTGGTTGCCGCCGCGCACGGCGGCGAGCGCGCCGGCGAGCTCGTTCCGCAGCGGGCCGGCCGGCACGAGGTTCTGCGGCGCCCAATCGGTCAGAGTCTTCTCGATGGTCTTCTCTCGCGGGAAGGAGGCCCAGCCGAAGAGGAGCGCAACGAGTATCCCGGCCAGTATCGCGGCGCGGTGAGGGTTGCGCAGCATCCAGGCGAGCATCACACAGCCTCGAACTCCACCGAGTCGCCTTCGACCTGACGGGCAAAGTAGGCTTCGATGCCAGCCCACTCGAAGGCCTGACGGAGCTCCGCCCCGACCTCGCGTAGGTCGCGCTTCTGCTGCTGCTCGAGGGAGAAGCCTGGCTTACGCAGCCAGGAGATGAAGCCCTGCTGGTACCGGGCGCAGTCCTGATGGGCGATGAGGACGATGCGCGGCGGCAGGTGGTTGTCCATGAGGAACTTGAGCATGCGCATGCCGACCTTGAGGTTCTTGGGCAGGGCTTCGGCGAAGGAGAGGATGTAGGCCCCGCCGGGCACGGCGACGATGTCGTAGTTGTGCAGGCCGAGATGGGCCTGGAGGAAGTCCTCCGAAGGGGCTCGATAGCGGCGGTCGGAGCACATGAGCACGAGGGCGTCTGTCTTCTCCGGCCCAAGGCGGGCGGCGGAGCGGTACAGGGCGCCCGGGCTGGTAGTCACGCGGGCCTCCTTTCTCTCGTTAGCGTCAGCAAGGCATTCGGCTGACTGGCGGCAGCCCGGCCGGACTCACGGCCTGCGAACGGGC includes:
- a CDS encoding Lrp/AsnC family transcriptional regulator, which produces MAVKAYVLIVTDPGATKSVFDALKQIEGLVELHEVMGPYDIVAEIDVPQLVDVPPILSTKIRAIPGIQSTTSLVSFPES
- a CDS encoding carbonic anhydrase, producing the protein MTTSPGALYRSAARLGPEKTDALVLMCSDRRYRAPSEDFLQAHLGLHNYDIVAVPGGAYILSFAEALPKNLKVGMRMLKFLMDNHLPPRIVLIAHQDCARYQQGFISWLRKPGFSLEQQQKRDLREVGAELRQAFEWAGIEAYFARQVEGDSVEFEAV
- a CDS encoding CBS domain-containing protein, whose translation is MAAEANTVRGTFQTDPISALGLQSPVSIASSATVGQALAAVQKEGQGYVLVLDNGKPVGIMSEREVVMRIVARDVKYDANVMEYVSPVTRTLTNRNTIAEAIALMQESIDNIPVVDDTGRAVACVRQLDIIRFLAEAFPEQVLNLPPRPHQAMPRPEGG
- a CDS encoding GIY-YIG nuclease family protein, with protein sequence MREMSCYVYFLTNLTNSVLYTGVTSNLRDRIRKHREKAYPTSFTSRYNVWKLVYVEAFGDMRAAIEREKQIKAGPRRRKVELIERANPAWRDLYWELED
- a CDS encoding MBL fold metallo-hydrolase, with protein sequence MSEETGPAKASSVRQMQVGPMANFVYLIGCERTKEAAIVDPAWDARAIAAAAERAGYKITKIFATHSHFDHVNAAAELQQLTGASLYANENELPLLQRAASGWKGTKDNEVVMVGEVPVTCLHTPGHTPGSQCLLVEGRVITGDTLFVGNIGRCDLPGSSPEALYHSLMRLKALPPETIVLPGHHYGDKPSSTIAEQAERNMYLRIPSAEAFLHLMGL
- a CDS encoding tetratricopeptide repeat protein, which encodes MTARDHLQRAQQLHGDGRIDEAIAEAREALRLDPALAEAWMYLGTTLITRRLRFQEGLAALERAGELAPDDPGVQYSLGWCYEFVAYRLSKQAAKPYRDPYELWDMAAAHLRRVIEIGTDQGLSEDAADLLASIEARY
- a CDS encoding cyclase family protein produces the protein MSGPAKPISRDEVDALFQKVSNWGRWGEDDQLGALNLITPAKRLQAAELVIDGITVSCALPLNTTGSGENPRPVVHLMVGAGDIERATSSSDYFAIASHGMAHTHLDALCHIFYRGQMYNGRPASMVTSAGALANSIEAGKDGVVSRGVLLDIPTALGKEWLEPGEAIYVEDLELAETKMHTRVEEGDILLIRTGRHQRREKLGPAQGLAGLHASTLPWLHQRGVAVLGCDGVSDVTPSGMEGGMGLPIHMIAIPAMGVHLIDNMGLDELAATCDRLDRYEFMLTLAPLKLLKGTASPVNPIALF